A single region of the Clostridia bacterium genome encodes:
- the atpF gene encoding F0F1 ATP synthase subunit B produces MGFSVSDLIFAMINFLVLFAILNKFAFKPLLKVMDARKAEIKQDLEEAAEANAAAQKSREEYLAQLERAKEDAQQIINEAVKAGEKTKEEIIEQAHEETALMVDKARAMIQQEKEEALLELRDEVSTLVVLAAGKLVEEALDEKEHVRLARKCIAKVGDAS; encoded by the coding sequence GTGGGTTTTTCCGTTTCAGATTTAATTTTTGCCATGATCAATTTCCTGGTTTTGTTTGCCATTTTAAATAAATTTGCATTTAAACCTTTATTAAAGGTTATGGATGCTCGTAAAGCAGAAATTAAGCAGGATTTGGAAGAGGCGGCTGAGGCAAATGCTGCAGCCCAGAAGTCTAGGGAAGAATATTTGGCTCAGTTGGAGCGGGCTAAAGAAGATGCTCAGCAAATTATTAATGAGGCTGTCAAAGCCGGAGAAAAAACCAAGGAAGAGATAATTGAACAGGCCCATGAGGAAACAGCACTGATGGTGGACAAAGCCCGGGCCATGATTCAACAAGAAAAAGAAGAGGCTTTGTTAGAACTACGTGATGAAGTATCTACATTGGTTGTGCTGGCTGCTGGTAAATTAGTTGAAGAGGCCTTAGATGAAAAAGAACATGTCCGCTTGGCTCGGAAATGTATTGCGAAGGTAGGGGATGCCTCTTGA
- the atpE gene encoding ATP synthase F0 subunit C, with protein MTDAGILAICAAVTIILTTVTPGIAQAKATSKAMEAMSRQPEAAGDMRTSLIVALAFMEALTIYGLLVAILILGKIPNLVDLLS; from the coding sequence ATGACTGATGCAGGTATACTGGCTATTTGTGCGGCCGTAACTATAATTTTAACTACAGTTACTCCCGGGATTGCACAGGCGAAAGCCACCAGTAAGGCGATGGAAGCTATGAGCCGCCAGCCGGAAGCCGCTGGTGATATGAGAACTTCTTTAATCGTGGCCCTGGCTTTTATGGAAGCCTTAACTATTTACGGTCTTTTAGTTGCGATTTTAATTTTGGGTAAAATTCCAAATTTGGTTGATTTGCTCAGCTAA
- the atpH gene encoding ATP synthase F1 subunit delta: MIISAVPRRYAQALLMIAVENEAIEQYETELNQFRRALLANPSIEELLKDARVAPEKKKRAVDFLIEDFASPLVRNFLYLLIDKKREKYVLEVVAAYQKYADEARNIIEAEVWSVVELTSKDRRDIKQKLTRLTGKKIRLHNHIEPSLLGGIKIKVGDLVIDSSVTKKLAFLKEHVKETRFKEIGVKK; the protein is encoded by the coding sequence TTGATTATTTCCGCGGTGCCGCGTCGTTATGCTCAAGCTTTACTAATGATTGCTGTGGAAAATGAAGCTATTGAACAATATGAAACTGAATTAAATCAGTTTCGACGTGCTTTATTGGCTAATCCTTCAATTGAGGAATTATTAAAAGATGCACGGGTTGCACCGGAAAAGAAAAAACGGGCTGTTGATTTTTTAATTGAGGATTTTGCCAGTCCGTTAGTTCGTAATTTTTTATATCTCTTAATTGATAAAAAACGGGAAAAATATGTTTTGGAAGTGGTGGCTGCTTATCAAAAATATGCAGATGAAGCTAGAAATATAATCGAAGCTGAAGTTTGGTCAGTTGTGGAATTGACTAGTAAAGATCGGCGGGATATAAAGCAAAAATTGACCCGTTTGACTGGCAAAAAAATACGTTTGCACAATCATATTGAACCCTCTTTATTGGGTGGTATAAAAATTAAAGTGGGTGATTTGGTTATTGACAGTAGTGTAACCAAAAAACTGGCTTTTTTGAAAGAACATGTCAAGGAAACACGGTTTAAAGAGATTGGGGTGAAGAAGTAA